A window of the Hordeum vulgare subsp. vulgare chromosome 5H, MorexV3_pseudomolecules_assembly, whole genome shotgun sequence genome harbors these coding sequences:
- the LOC123396582 gene encoding D-3-phosphoglycerate dehydrogenase 3, chloroplastic-like — protein sequence MAPVPRCRAHRLRRRRLVDRVPAASDAVAVEGKTTVLVAGKLGAAGLALLWEFANVDCSYDLSPEGLRAKISLCDALVVRSGTNVGSDVFEASGVRLRIVGRVVVGIGIGNGYLVVNAPIANTVTAAEDGIALMCAMARNVAQADASRGCNCGRHVVEQHSVMVNWIIEVSVLQQHFPVCGTSSPYTFTVMLVVCWG from the exons ATGGCTCCAGTCCCTCGATGTCGAGCTCATCgccttcgccgccgccgcctcgtcgaCCGCGTCcccgccgcttcggatgcggtggcCGTCGAGGGCAAGACCACAGTGCTCGTGGCCGGGAAGTTGGGCGCCGCGGGGCTAGCGCTACTCTGGGAGTTCGCCAACGTCGACTGCTCCTACGACCTATCCCCCGAGGGGCTTAGGGCCAAGATCTCGCTCTGCGACGCGCTCGTCGTGCGGTCGGGCACCAATGTTGGCAGCGACGTCTTCGAGGCCTCCGGTGTGCGTCTCCGCATCGTCGGCCGGGTCGTGGTCGGGATCGGGATCGGCAACGGCTACCTCGTCGTCAATGCGCCCATCGCCAACACCGTCACCGCCGCCGAGGACGGCATCGCGCTCATGTGCGCCATGGCCAGGAACGTCGCCCAGGCCGACGCATCGCGCGGAT GCAACTGTGGCCGTCACGTCGTGGAGCAGCATTCTGTCATGGTCAACTGGATCATCGAGGTCAGTGTACTACAGCAACACT TTCCAGTTTGTGGTACAAGCTCGCCCTACACATTTACAgtcatgctggttgtgtgttg GGGGTAG